The Setaria viridis chromosome 9, Setaria_viridis_v4.0, whole genome shotgun sequence sequence GAGCATCTCCATGGTCTCCTTGTCGACGCGGATCGCGTCGACCTCGAGCGCCGACTTCTCCGGGACGAAGTCCATGCGgcgctcgcgctcctcctcctggagcTTGAGCGAGATGCCGCGGACGGGGCCACGCTGGATGCGGCGCATCAGGTGGGTGGTGAAGCCGGCCACCTTGTTGCGGAGGCGCTTCGAGGGCAGGATGGAGACCTCCTCCAGCACCTTCTTGTTGGTGTGGAAGTCGAGGGTCATGCGGGAGTAGTACTTCTCGATCACCTGCCTGGAGGTCTTCTTCACGGTCTTGGTGCGGACGCGACCCAtggctccctccccttcttcggcGACGACAGCGGCGGCTTGGCGCTGgctggctgcggctgcggcggcggcggcgcgggcgtggaTTAGGGCAAAGGGTTTTGGGAGGCGAGAGGCGGGAGGAACTTATAAGGAGGCGGCGGTGTGGGGACTAGGGTTTCGCGGAGGGAGGAGATCTCAGCCGCTCGTTCTAGATGGGCTGATGATATTGATTGGGTTGGTATTGGGCCTTGCCTCTTTAGCCGATTTAGCGGACCGGCTCGAACTCGTCGTGATAGGCCTGTGTTTGCTGCGGTTTAGGCCCCTGTCCGCTGATGAAATTATGCCGGGCCTTGCGCGGACGTCGAGTATGGGCTTTTTAATTGGGTCGAATTGACGCAAAGGCCTAGCGGGGCCCTAACTGCTACGAGAAGTCAGCCGGGCCGGCCGGTGTGCGCGCGTCGCCGTCACACAGTGTCGACATGattgaggccttgtttagttggccaaattgggaggtgccaaattattGTGCTgacactgtagcacactgtaacgttccgtttgtatttgtgaattattgtccaaacattgactaattatgctcaaaagatt is a genomic window containing:
- the LOC117839208 gene encoding small ribosomal subunit protein eS17y, with the translated sequence MGRVRTKTVKKTSRQVIEKYYSRMTLDFHTNKKVLEEVSILPSKRLRNKVAGFTTHLMRRIQRGPVRGISLKLQEEERERRMDFVPEKSALEVDAIRVDKETMEMLAALGMADLPGVERQPENTNAPAYGGRQQFGGPRRDRV